From a region of the Myxococcaceae bacterium JPH2 genome:
- a CDS encoding class I SAM-dependent methyltransferase, producing the protein MTTAKNDQVIAANIEVHSRLAAIYEKTEPHFRPENVRFVEGRLRELAARTQAKRMLDLGCGTGFVIRIAKHFVPEIHGVDVTAAMLEQVDRTGPSRITLHQHDTGTFPAEPGAFDLVTAYSFLHHLYEVEPTLQTAARALRTGGCFYADLDPNFYFWQQVESLERGGNYAPVLRREIEAVAYKDEEMQRTYGIDAETFSHAEYGKDFLGGFREEVLREQLQRVGFGQVDFHYYWFLGQASLVNAPGVAPDVRQSNAAMVDETLKAALPLSRPLYKYVGFTAIKE; encoded by the coding sequence GTGACCACGGCCAAGAATGACCAGGTGATTGCCGCCAACATCGAAGTCCACTCGCGACTGGCAGCCATCTACGAGAAGACGGAGCCTCATTTCCGCCCGGAGAATGTGCGCTTCGTGGAAGGGCGCCTGCGGGAGCTGGCCGCGCGCACCCAAGCGAAGCGCATGCTCGACCTGGGGTGCGGCACCGGGTTCGTCATCCGCATCGCGAAGCACTTCGTTCCCGAGATTCATGGCGTGGACGTCACTGCCGCCATGCTCGAGCAGGTGGACCGGACAGGCCCCTCGCGCATCACCCTGCACCAGCACGACACGGGGACCTTCCCCGCCGAGCCCGGTGCCTTCGACCTCGTCACCGCCTACTCGTTCCTTCACCATCTCTATGAGGTCGAACCCACGCTGCAGACCGCTGCGCGCGCGCTGCGGACGGGCGGGTGTTTCTACGCGGACCTCGATCCCAACTTCTATTTCTGGCAGCAGGTGGAGTCGCTGGAGCGCGGTGGTAACTACGCTCCGGTGCTGCGTCGGGAGATCGAAGCGGTCGCGTACAAAGACGAGGAGATGCAGCGCACCTACGGCATCGACGCCGAGACCTTCAGCCATGCCGAGTATGGCAAGGACTTCCTCGGCGGATTCCGCGAGGAGGTGCTGCGCGAGCAGCTCCAGCGCGTGGGCTTCGGCCAGGTCGACTTCCACTACTACTGGTTCCTCGGCCAGGCCTCCCTCGTGAATGCTCCCGGCGTCGCTCCCGACGTGCGCCAGAGCAACGCCGCGATGGTTGACGAGACGCTCAAGGCCGCGCTGCCCCTGTCGCGCCCCCTCTACAAGTACGTGGGATTCACGGCCATCAAGGAGTGA